The genomic region CGTTGACTTCTTGTAGTGTAACGAGTGGGTACTCGGCAATTTGCTCACCATCGAGCGACAATGATACCGTACCTACAACTTCACCTTTAGCAAGAGGCGCGGTAAGTTGTTTATCTAGCTTAACGTTGGCTTCTAAGTTTTTCTTTTGACCACGAGGAATGGTGATAGACACATCCGACATAACACCTAAGTCGACTTCTTTAATGTCACCCATCCATACTCGATTACGAGCAAAGCTGTCGCCGGCACTGTATGGAGTAACGGTTTCAAAAAAGCGGAAACCATAATTTAGTAGTTTTTTACTTTCAATTTTGCGTGCTTGTGCGCTGTCGGTTCCCATTACCACAGCAACGAGGCGCATATCACCCTTAGTTGCACTGGTTACAAGGTTGTAGCCAGCTTTTGAGTGATGACCGGTTTTTAAACCATCAACATTTAAGCTCTTGTCCCATAACAGGCTATTACGGTTGTATTGTTTGATGTTGTTGTAGGTGAATGATTTTTGCTTGTACAGGGCATATTCTTCCGGTACATCGCGGATCAGTGCGCTAGCCAAGGTTGCCATATCACGTGGCGTGGTATAGTGCTCATCACCACTTAGGCCATGCGAGTTTTCAAAATTTGAACCGAACATTTCTAATTGCTGTGCATACGCAT from Thalassotalea sp. Sam97 harbors:
- a CDS encoding serine hydrolase, which encodes MSKSANKLIQLFSGVLLTTTSSFAVADVIPAPPQINAEGYILLDHATGYVIAEGNADIQLEPASLTKMMTSYIVGKEIQAGNIANDDKVLISENAWAKNFPDSSKMFIEVGTEVSVNLLNQGIIVASGNDACVAIAEHIAGSEGAFADMMNAYAQQLEMFGSNFENSHGLSGDEHYTTPRDMATLASALIRDVPEEYALYKQKSFTYNNIKQYNRNSLLWDKSLNVDGLKTGHHSKAGYNLVTSATKGDMRLVAVVMGTDSAQARKIESKKLLNYGFRFFETVTPYSAGDSFARNRVWMGDIKEVDLGVMSDVSITIPRGQKKNLEANVKLDKQLTAPLAKGEVVGTVSLSLDGEQIAEYPLVTLQEVNEGSIFSRLIDYIKLQIQ